The Crocinitomicaceae bacterium genome includes a region encoding these proteins:
- the mnmE gene encoding tRNA uridine-5-carboxymethylaminomethyl(34) synthesis GTPase MnmE produces MFFQNTEDTICAISTPAGAGAIALIRVSGDKALSIVSSLFSKNLLQVASHTAHFGRIKNQIEILDEVVVTVFKGPHSFTGEDLVEISCHGSRYIQTELVNLIISNGARAAGPGEFSLRAFLHKKMDLSQTEAIADLIAANSRAAHKLAMNQMRGGFANELQNVRANLLEFAALIELELDFSQEDVEFADRTQLRQLVANMIERISKLSDSFRIGNVIKNGVPVAIIGAPNAGKSTLLNALLNEDKAIVSEIPGTTRDVIEDVMLIDGVEFRFIDTAGIRETSDRIEILGIERSFEQIRKSSIILLLFDITTEKEDKILERIQQFRNQSVSADQALIPVFNKQDESSEENFKKLKDSGVFISAKTKENLNDLKQQILKAAGDFSDTQNSLIVTNARHYELLCKCLISLERIQLGLQDNLPGDLLSQDIRETIHYLGEITGEITGDEILGAIFSSFCIGK; encoded by the coding sequence ATGTTTTTTCAAAACACTGAAGATACTATTTGTGCTATTTCAACTCCCGCAGGCGCTGGAGCCATTGCGCTTATTCGGGTATCCGGTGATAAAGCTCTTTCAATTGTCTCGTCACTATTCAGCAAGAATTTACTTCAGGTTGCTTCACATACCGCTCATTTTGGTCGTATTAAAAACCAGATTGAAATATTGGATGAAGTTGTTGTGACCGTATTCAAAGGTCCACATTCATTTACGGGTGAAGACTTGGTTGAAATATCATGCCATGGTTCACGCTATATTCAGACAGAATTAGTGAACTTAATCATTAGTAATGGAGCTCGTGCTGCCGGTCCGGGAGAATTTTCGCTGAGAGCATTTCTGCATAAAAAAATGGATCTCAGTCAAACAGAAGCAATCGCTGATTTGATTGCTGCCAATTCTAGGGCTGCACATAAACTTGCCATGAATCAGATGCGGGGTGGCTTTGCCAATGAATTGCAAAATGTCAGAGCAAATTTACTAGAGTTTGCCGCGCTCATTGAACTTGAATTAGATTTCAGTCAGGAAGATGTTGAATTTGCAGACAGAACGCAATTGAGACAATTAGTGGCAAACATGATTGAACGAATTTCGAAATTGTCTGATTCCTTTCGTATTGGAAACGTGATAAAAAATGGAGTACCTGTTGCCATCATCGGTGCGCCTAATGCAGGTAAATCAACACTACTCAATGCCTTGTTGAATGAAGATAAAGCAATTGTTTCTGAAATTCCCGGCACTACACGTGATGTAATTGAAGATGTCATGCTGATTGATGGGGTAGAGTTTAGGTTTATTGATACAGCAGGTATTAGAGAGACATCTGACCGAATTGAAATTTTGGGAATTGAAAGATCATTTGAACAAATTCGCAAATCATCTATCATACTTTTACTGTTTGATATAACCACTGAAAAAGAAGATAAAATTCTTGAACGTATTCAACAATTCAGAAATCAATCTGTGTCAGCAGATCAAGCGCTGATTCCGGTTTTCAATAAACAAGATGAGTCTTCAGAAGAGAATTTTAAAAAGCTTAAAGATTCAGGTGTTTTCATATCTGCTAAAACAAAAGAAAACTTGAACGATTTAAAGCAACAAATTTTAAAAGCAGCAGGAGATTTTTCAGATACCCAAAACTCATTGATTGTGACCAATGCCCGCCATTATGAATTATTATGTAAATGCTTGATATCATTGGAGAGAATTCAATTGGGTTTACAAGATAATCTTCCAGGTGATTTGCTGTCGCAAGATATTAGAGAAACGATCCATTATTTAGGCGAAATCACAGGTGAAATTACCGGTGACGAAATTCTTGGTGCAATTTTCAGTTCATTTTGTATCGGGAAATAA
- the sucD gene encoding succinate--CoA ligase subunit alpha: MSVLVNKNSKVIVQGFTGGEGTFHATQMIEYGTNVVGGVTPGKGGTQHLDRPVFDTVADAVAKTGADVSIIFVPPAFAADAIMEAANAGIKVIIAITEGIPVADMVRAKEYISRFNCRLVGPNCPGVITAGEAKVGIMPGFIFKKGNIGIVSKSGTLTYEAADQVVKAGMGITTAIGIGGDPIIGTTTKQAVELLMNDPETHGIIMIGEIGGNLEANAAAWIKENGTKPVVGFIAGVTAPKGRTMGHAGAIVGGENDTAEAKKRILRECGIHVVDSPAEIGKKMAEVMGVKVA, translated from the coding sequence ATGTCAGTACTTGTAAATAAAAATTCAAAAGTAATTGTTCAGGGATTCACTGGTGGAGAGGGAACTTTTCACGCCACGCAAATGATTGAATACGGAACCAACGTTGTAGGAGGTGTAACTCCGGGCAAAGGTGGTACGCAACATTTGGATCGTCCGGTGTTTGATACGGTTGCAGATGCAGTGGCCAAAACAGGTGCTGATGTTTCTATCATATTTGTTCCGCCGGCTTTTGCTGCAGATGCAATTATGGAAGCAGCCAATGCAGGCATTAAAGTAATTATTGCAATTACTGAAGGAATTCCGGTTGCTGACATGGTGCGTGCTAAAGAATATATTTCACGTTTCAATTGTAGACTTGTTGGGCCAAACTGCCCGGGAGTAATAACTGCGGGTGAAGCGAAAGTTGGAATTATGCCCGGTTTCATTTTCAAAAAAGGAAATATTGGTATTGTATCCAAGTCAGGTACATTAACTTATGAAGCGGCAGATCAGGTTGTGAAAGCAGGTATGGGAATCACTACTGCTATTGGTATTGGAGGTGACCCAATTATTGGAACTACCACTAAGCAAGCTGTTGAGCTTTTGATGAATGATCCTGAAACACATGGTATCATTATGATTGGTGAAATTGGCGGAAATTTAGAAGCCAATGCCGCTGCTTGGATTAAAGAAAATGGAACAAAACCCGTTGTTGGATTTATTGCAGGGGTTACTGCTCCAAAAGGAAGAACTATGGGACATGCAGGCGCTATTGTTGGAGGTGAAAATGATACCGCAGAAGCTAAAAAGCGTATTTTGCGTGAGTGCGGAATTCACGTAGTTGATTCACCTGCTGAAATTGGTAAAAAAATGGCTGAAGTAATGGGAGTAAAAGTTGCTTAA
- a CDS encoding DUF481 domain-containing protein, whose protein sequence is MRVLIIFCIMLPFMSAGQIVNIENMRLSTKQEGWTGSVDLSLNFTMNTVQLFQLGDRCRIAYRKGKNQVLLLTDHSLVQTKDVSIVNLGFEHIRYNYSFKDSGNVILEFFEQAQFNKIQKINLRLLGGTGIRFHLLDKQNYQLNTGTGFMAEYEDMTDYGISEDILFNSYFSFDGQFTDHIGLNVITYFQPKLIDFGNYRISSETQLRIIINKHLTFRMIYNLTHDSRDILDIRKTNYYFRNSLSFTF, encoded by the coding sequence ATGAGAGTACTAATAATTTTCTGCATAATGCTTCCATTCATGAGTGCAGGTCAAATTGTCAATATTGAAAACATGCGTCTGTCAACAAAACAAGAAGGATGGACAGGTAGCGTTGATCTGAGTTTGAATTTTACCATGAATACGGTGCAACTTTTTCAACTGGGTGATAGATGCAGAATTGCTTATCGCAAAGGAAAAAATCAAGTGCTTTTATTGACTGATCATTCATTGGTACAAACAAAAGATGTGAGTATTGTCAATCTGGGGTTTGAGCATATTCGCTACAACTATTCATTTAAAGATTCAGGTAATGTGATTTTGGAATTTTTTGAGCAGGCTCAGTTCAATAAAATTCAAAAAATTAATTTGCGTTTGCTGGGCGGAACAGGCATCCGTTTTCATTTGTTAGATAAACAGAATTATCAATTAAATACAGGAACCGGATTTATGGCTGAATATGAAGACATGACAGATTATGGAATTTCTGAAGATATTCTTTTTAATTCATACTTTTCTTTTGATGGTCAATTTACAGATCATATTGGATTGAACGTGATCACCTATTTTCAGCCTAAACTGATAGACTTTGGTAATTATCGAATTTCATCAGAAACTCAATTGCGCATAATTATCAATAAACATCTTACATTTCGTATGATTTATAATTTAACGCACGATTCCAGAGATATCTTGGATATCAGAAAAACGAATTACTATTTTCGCAATTCTCTGAGTTTTACGTTTTAG
- a CDS encoding T9SS type A sorting domain-containing protein: MNLLTSILVSIILTLSSVISFSQPCGNDYGNSSDEADIIYQMRYGTISDVIAAINNAKNTRGNSLGCPQEIINYVSADFTEPTLTEIENIWNTIHKPAIEAILIDCPRIARYESNAVLGAYYANLAGYSISLNLLAQVGEMMTAQQYTSSTVSSVIAEHEGIFAYIHVGSGHPCYPGGVVGSSVEDVCSNAPSLCITYDFGLFNAEEFLIADQYPALDFYDGGAAYDHGWAGVHMIEAAIQQDDSVLKSKFKNASVLAGKWAINEYPVKNHNYTAKLIWLLAELYLWSGETIYKDALNEKLDRNLLPGILYDQTNDGFVDGTSPAISFSSLVSIAQTPGRMWDGHNSLPWYNAMNAWALTEAYVAFRDRGDNTRAAELKPYLVAMLDNLALEISSLGVIDPAYLGVRDLAYAFLIGVWKVAMYENEDHPQWKNALWAIWNSGAFDTYNTNSVCVGLYLLIKTNTPYVPLHVREDFNSIPNLSFNGAMEIYPNPASSIIDIKLSNPFNNEIAIKIYDSQGKLVKEQKSYSYITSLDISHLTAGTYTVKAFFEDETRTTKFVKL; the protein is encoded by the coding sequence ATGAATTTACTGACTAGCATTTTAGTAAGCATAATACTCACCTTGAGTTCCGTCATTTCATTTTCTCAGCCATGTGGAAATGACTATGGTAATTCAAGCGATGAGGCTGACATTATATACCAAATGCGTTATGGTACAATCAGTGATGTTATTGCAGCAATCAACAATGCTAAAAACACCCGAGGTAACAGTCTTGGCTGTCCACAGGAAATAATCAATTATGTTTCTGCAGATTTCACTGAACCCACACTTACTGAAATAGAAAATATTTGGAACACGATACACAAACCAGCTATTGAAGCTATCCTGATTGATTGTCCGAGAATTGCCCGGTATGAAAGCAATGCAGTATTAGGCGCTTATTACGCAAACCTTGCCGGTTATAGCATTTCGCTTAATTTGCTTGCACAAGTTGGAGAAATGATGACAGCACAACAATACACTTCATCTACCGTTTCAAGTGTCATCGCGGAGCATGAAGGTATATTTGCTTATATCCATGTAGGCAGCGGTCATCCTTGTTATCCGGGTGGAGTAGTTGGAAGTTCAGTAGAAGATGTATGTTCAAATGCTCCTTCACTTTGCATCACATATGATTTTGGACTATTCAATGCTGAAGAATTTTTAATTGCTGATCAATATCCGGCACTTGATTTTTATGATGGTGGCGCCGCATATGATCATGGCTGGGCAGGCGTACACATGATTGAAGCGGCAATACAGCAAGATGATTCTGTGCTAAAAAGTAAATTCAAAAACGCGTCAGTCCTTGCCGGAAAATGGGCAATTAATGAATATCCGGTAAAAAATCACAATTACACGGCAAAATTAATTTGGCTTCTGGCAGAACTTTATTTGTGGTCAGGTGAGACGATATACAAAGATGCTTTGAATGAAAAATTGGATAGAAATCTTTTGCCCGGAATACTTTACGACCAAACCAATGATGGTTTTGTAGATGGCACCTCACCGGCAATCTCCTTTTCATCTTTAGTTTCAATTGCACAAACCCCTGGCAGAATGTGGGATGGGCACAATTCACTTCCATGGTACAATGCTATGAATGCTTGGGCACTTACCGAAGCCTATGTTGCCTTTAGAGATCGGGGAGATAATACCAGAGCGGCAGAACTTAAACCATATTTGGTTGCCATGTTAGATAATCTAGCATTGGAAATTTCTTCTTTGGGTGTAATTGATCCAGCCTATCTTGGTGTTCGTGATCTCGCTTATGCTTTTTTAATTGGTGTTTGGAAAGTTGCCATGTATGAAAACGAGGATCATCCGCAATGGAAAAATGCTTTGTGGGCAATTTGGAATTCCGGTGCTTTTGACACCTATAACACCAATTCTGTTTGTGTTGGATTGTATTTACTTATCAAAACTAACACTCCTTATGTTCCACTTCACGTGCGGGAGGATTTTAATTCAATCCCCAATTTGAGTTTTAACGGAGCAATGGAAATTTATCCCAATCCAGCATCTTCCATTATTGATATAAAATTAAGTAACCCTTTCAACAACGAAATAGCCATCAAAATTTACGACAGCCAAGGTAAACTGGTGAAAGAACAAAAGTCTTATTCATATATCACCAGTTTGGATATTTCACATCTAACGGCGGGAACGTATACAGTAAAGGCATTTTTTGAAGACGAAACCAGAACAACCAAATTTGTCAAACTATAG
- a CDS encoding carboxypeptidase regulatory-like domain-containing protein, producing the protein MKNIFLILIFFSCKFSMAYEYPSMPAYEIVSDTLDSSIKKGVCIIEGYVREGSGTILPVATVSNVDGTRKTKTNATGHYYLKLTSEDTSVFVYHVKYGEIVIPDYDFKSQHRVVINFYFEKKAEGNQNVKKPVIYLYNETAMRVSVSLDHPGMTFTYPKKEKSWELLITNGNELTDVVTGKKYPYLFWEAKTSGLEYEKKDGIIYGYMASSEDVVNTLEHVLTAAGLNERESTDFITFWAPQLIESSYVFMQFVTQDIYAEKIAPINVSPEPDSQLRLFMYYTPLNSPEEFGNWQQQEEFTPLVRTGFTLIEWGGAAIETIVQ; encoded by the coding sequence ATGAAAAATATTTTCCTGATTTTGATTTTCTTCTCATGTAAATTTTCCATGGCGTACGAATATCCATCCATGCCTGCATATGAAATTGTGTCAGACACCTTGGATAGCTCAATTAAAAAAGGAGTTTGTATCATTGAAGGTTATGTGCGTGAAGGATCAGGAACCATTCTACCCGTTGCTACTGTTTCTAATGTTGACGGAACAAGAAAAACAAAAACTAATGCCACCGGTCATTACTATCTTAAATTGACTTCTGAAGATACGTCTGTATTTGTATATCATGTGAAATATGGTGAAATTGTAATTCCTGACTATGATTTCAAATCTCAACATAGAGTAGTGATTAATTTCTACTTTGAGAAAAAAGCTGAAGGAAATCAAAATGTCAAAAAGCCGGTTATCTATCTCTACAATGAAACAGCCATGAGAGTTTCTGTGAGTTTAGATCATCCGGGAATGACTTTCACGTATCCAAAAAAAGAGAAAAGTTGGGAATTGCTTATCACAAATGGCAATGAATTGACAGATGTTGTTACCGGAAAAAAGTATCCGTATTTATTCTGGGAAGCAAAAACATCTGGTCTTGAATACGAGAAAAAAGATGGAATTATTTACGGTTATATGGCATCATCTGAAGATGTTGTCAATACACTTGAACATGTGCTTACAGCAGCAGGATTAAATGAACGTGAATCAACTGACTTCATTACATTTTGGGCACCGCAATTGATAGAATCATCGTATGTTTTCATGCAGTTTGTCACCCAAGATATTTATGCAGAAAAAATTGCACCAATTAATGTATCTCCTGAACCAGATAGTCAATTGAGATTATTCATGTATTATACTCCGTTGAATTCACCTGAAGAATTTGGGAACTGGCAGCAGCAAGAAGAATTTACTCCTTTGGTTCGCACAGGTTTTACTTTGATTGAGTGGGGTGGTGCGGCTATTGAAACGATAGTTCAATAA
- a CDS encoding DUF4294 domain-containing protein translates to MGFQAVAQQNPDSLKLYESEPVTVYTKDYMRQYNQAKRIIVKVYPYALYAADVLDEINNNLGSIEKRRKQNKFLKESYQNLKDEFKYAFYEMYTSEGVMLMKLIHRETGLTVYEIANQYRGKSNAEMFELMGKIWDQDIRVQFDPIGVDKIAEHVIRDIQSGLVPFNNEVVILTKDDYKVEQQKDHERKVQKRKNNKEQKKKERAKKKDKGQE, encoded by the coding sequence ATGGGTTTTCAGGCTGTTGCTCAACAGAATCCGGATTCACTTAAATTATATGAATCTGAACCGGTAACCGTGTATACCAAAGATTATATGCGTCAGTATAATCAGGCAAAACGCATCATTGTAAAAGTGTATCCTTATGCGTTGTATGCTGCTGATGTGCTTGATGAAATCAATAATAATCTGGGATCAATTGAGAAGAGACGCAAACAAAATAAATTTCTGAAAGAATCATATCAAAATCTCAAAGATGAATTCAAGTATGCATTTTATGAAATGTACACGTCAGAAGGGGTGATGTTGATGAAACTGATTCATCGTGAAACAGGGTTAACGGTGTATGAAATTGCAAATCAATACAGAGGGAAATCTAATGCCGAAATGTTTGAACTCATGGGTAAAATTTGGGATCAGGATATACGGGTACAATTTGATCCAATTGGAGTTGATAAAATTGCTGAACATGTAATTCGCGATATTCAAAGTGGGTTAGTTCCTTTCAATAATGAGGTAGTCATTCTAACCAAAGATGATTATAAAGTTGAGCAGCAAAAGGATCATGAAAGAAAAGTTCAAAAACGCAAGAACAATAAAGAGCAAAAGAAGAAAGAACGGGCGAAGAAAAAGGATAAAGGACAAGAATAG